A genome region from Eurosta solidaginis isolate ZX-2024a chromosome 2, ASM4086904v1, whole genome shotgun sequence includes the following:
- the LOC137242114 gene encoding uncharacterized protein — protein sequence MRDLFKFGFNIQLAILKEMQKKAIFVFSVFCLTLQLASTASNVSISTTTPSSSNENYIGKHDAGDNIMNYFSVEYLNLIKSVRNKLELAAENIIENGTLSNTNTKSMNELIELCSKFLEEDAVFVFNGKLDGNKIAEYVNTTRNVAKKLANTLATYQLTYPKKQDKIVKEILENLDFFNFLDALEKRAVYLFKSFGEKVRDYANNTTSPLDYNTKIRWNVWYKQYNGMTQPIAKLEAFMLFAKTCTENLISTQI from the exons ATGCGTGATTTATTTAAATTCGGTTTTAACATTCAGCTTGCGATTTTAAAAGAAATGCAGAAAAAGGCGATTTTCGTATTTTCGGTCTTTTGCCTTACGTTGCAG CTAGCATCTACAGCTTCCAACGTATCCATCTCTACAACCACGCCTTCATCTTCCAACGAAAATTATATTGGAAAACATGATGCAGGTGATAACATAATGAATTACTTTTCGGTGGaatacttaaatttgataaaatcaGTTCGAAATAAATTAGAATTAGCAGCCGAAAATATTATTGAAAACGGAACGTTAAGCAATACTAACACCAAATCAATGAATGAACTTATAGAGCTTTGTTCAAAATTTTTAGAAGAGGATGCAGTATTTGTATTTAATGGTAAACTGGATGGTAATAAAATCGCAGAATATGTTAACACCACCAGGAATGTGGCAAAGAAACTTGCCAATACTTTGGCGACTTACCAACTCACCTATCCcaaaaaacaagacaaaattgTTAAAGAGATTCTTGAAAATTTAGACTTTTTTAACTTCTTGGACGCGTTGGAAAAACGTGCCGTATATTTATTTAAGTCGTTTGGTGAAAAAGTGCGCGATTATGCAAATAATACGACATCGCCACTGGATTATAATACCAAAATAAGATGGAATGTTTGGTATAAACAATACAATGGAATGACCCAACCAATAGCAAAATTGGAAGCATTTATGCTATTCGCAAAAACATGCACCGAAAATTTAATATCGACTCAAATTTAA
- the LOC137242115 gene encoding uncharacterized protein, with the protein MQTKPIVLFFSAVLLVETQAIPRMRRKATEDVAVQRKQINAIADSSEESGEIERQQQELMTIIRIDFFGFVKNVTAKYKPLLKKTIEQLEALPKKSSALQANITHIGHILENNPNEINPTEDTLGVILQIINFMDFFSVLTDVRDMPAELEQTQALQKAFADNFNEKFREDFKSELKVLTDKFEKAIERYLSSLNEKQKASQTRLADWYTKLRNEKDEEKKLDLYALLFDEDE; encoded by the exons ATGCAAACGAAACCAATCGTTTTATTCTTTAGCGCTGTGCTACTAGTGGAA ACACAAGCCATACCACGCATGCGACGTAAAGCAACCGAAGATGTAGCAGTCCAACGTAAACAAATAAACGCAATAGCTGACTCCTCAGAGGAATCTGGTGAAATCGAAAGGCAACAGCAAGAATTGATGACAATAATAAGAATCGACTTCTTTGGCTTCGTTAAAAATGTGACAGCAAAATATAAACCACTTTTAAAGAAAACTATTGAACAATTAGAAGCGCTCCCAAAAAAGAGTTCAGCGCTCCAGGCAAATATTACGCATATAGGGCATATCCTCGAAAATAATCCCAATGAAATAAATCCAACTGAAGATACTCTAGGAGTTATCTTACAAATTATAAATTTCATGGATTTTTTTAGTGTACTCACAGATGTACGCGATATGCCAGCGGAATTGGAACAAACACAAGCTCTTCAAAAGGCGTTTGCTGATAATTTCAATGAGAAATTTAGAGAGGATTTTAAGTCTGAATTAAAAGTACTGACAGACAAATTTGAAAAAGCGATTGAAAGATATTTGAGCAGTTTGAACGAGAAGCAAAAGGCGAGCCAAACCAGATTGGCCGATTGGTATACTAAACTTAGGAACGAGAAGGATGAGGAGAAAAAGCTAGACCTATATGCGCTGCTTTTCGATGAAGATGAATAA
- the LOC137242116 gene encoding uncharacterized protein, which translates to MTTTLVDLVGLAKYLTEKGQPLLKKTLEQLEALPEKSPELQANITRIADFLKNNPNGIDAVEEEGIMSLFESMINFTDIMKDLDDMAPELEQTQTLQKAFADNGAEKFEEDLMSVLKVVTSKFEKAIDRYLGILSEKQKARETKLINWYTNFTNEKDEEKKAEHYANFFDTFKPGN; encoded by the coding sequence ATGACAACAACCCTGGTCGACTTAGTGGGCTTAGCTAAATATCTCACCGAAAAAGGACAACCACTTTTGAAGAAAACTCTTGAACAATTAGAAGCGCTCCCTGAAAAGAGTCCCGAACTTCAGGCAAATATTACGCGTATCGCTGATTTTCTTAAAAACAATCCCAACGGCATCGATGCTGTCGAAGAGGAAGGCATTATGTCACTTTTTGAATCAATGATTAATTTTACTGACATCATGAAAGATCTCGATGATATGGCACCAGAATTGGAACAAACACAAACTCTACAAAAGGCATTCGCTGATAATGGTGCTGAGAAATTTGAAGAGGATTTGATGTCAGTGCTGAAAGTGGTAACAAGCAAATTCGAAAAAGCAATCGATAGATATTTGGGCATTTTGAGTGAGAAGCAAAAGGCGCGCGAAACCAAATTGATCAATTGGTATACGAATTTTACCAATGAGAAGGATGAAGAGAAGAAGGCAGAGCATTATGCTAATTTTTTCGATACATTCAAACCAGGCAATTAA